The Brassica oleracea var. oleracea cultivar TO1000 chromosome C6, BOL, whole genome shotgun sequence genome includes a region encoding these proteins:
- the LOC106297846 gene encoding uncharacterized protein LOC106297846: MPVPDEDMGDDLVLWKQGEDEFQDSFSTASTWEQIRHKKPKVDWSEAVWFTQSTPRYAFITWLAVQNRLSTGDRMRSWGITQGCGLCGERDETKDHLFFACPYSFTVWEGLGRGFFGRRTNPDWYITLNAIKRKRENRLDSILLKMIFQTVIYHIWRERNSRRHQGNWVSTNRMHKAIDRSMRNRIVSLKYGPQHRYAGLLQRWFELTA; the protein is encoded by the coding sequence ATGCCGGTTCCTGATGAAGACATGGGAGATGATCTGGTTCTGTGGAAGCAAGGAGAGGACGAGTTTCAAGACAGTTTCTCGACAGCAAGTACTTGGGAGCAGATTAGGCACAAAAAGCCTAAGGTAGACTGGTCTGAGGCTGTATGGTTCACGCAAAGCACACCTCGGTACGCTTTTATCACTTGGTTAGCAGTCCAAAACCGGCTTTCTACCGGAGACAGGATGAGGAGCTGGGGTATTACGCAGGGGTGTGGACTTTGTGGAGAAAGGGATGAGACAAAAGACCATCTCTTCTTTGCTTGTCCCTACTCCTTCACTGTCTGGGAAGGTCTAGGGAGAGGGTTCTTTGGACGCAGGACCAACCCTGACTGGTATATCACACTCAATGCGATCAAACGCAAAAGGGAAAATAGACTTGACTCCATCCTACTCAAGATGATCTTCCAAACAGTCATTTACCACATATGGAGAGAGAGAAACTCAAGGCGGCATCAGGGCAACTGGGTATCGACGAACCGAATGCATAAGGCCATTGATCGATCGATGAGAAATAGGATAGTGTCGCTGAAGTATGGTCCGCAGCATCGATATGCTGGACTGTTACAGAGATGGTTCGAGCTCACGGCTTAG